The genomic interval AGAACTCGCCGGACATGATCGCCATTCACGACGCCGACGGCACCATTCGGGACGCCAACCGGAGAATGTGCGAGGAGTTGGGCTACGCCAGATCCGAACTCGTCGGCAAATCGGTCTGGGAGCTCGATCCGACGGTCGATCCCGACGAGGCGCGCTCGTTCTGGAACGAGTTACCGATGCAGACGCCGAGGCGGTTCAACGGAGAACTGGAGCGAAAGGACGATACGACCTTCCCGGTCGAGATTCACCTCATTCGGGTCGACCTCGACGGCGAGGATCGGTTCGTCGCCATGGACCGCGACATCAGCGACCAGCAGAAACGCGAGTCGAGACTCGTCGAGCAGAACCAGCGACTCGACCGGTTCACGAGCGTCGTGAGTCACGACCTGCGGAACCCGCTGAACGTCGCCAAGGGCCGACTGGAACTGCTCCGCGAGGACTGCGACAGCGATCAGATCGAGGACCTCGATGTCGCCCTCTCACGGATGGATAACATGATCGACGACCTGCTGACGCTCGCACAGGAGGGCGAGCGCGCCATGGAGATCGAAACGCTCGACGTGACAACCGTCGTCGAAGCCTGCTGGGAAACGGTGGCAACAGGGGACGCGACGCTCGACACCGACATCGACGCGACCGTCGACGCCGACCGGGATCAGCTACAGCAACTCTTCGAGAACCTCATCCGAAACGCGGTCGAACACAGTTCCGCGAGCCCAGACTCGGAACACGGCGGCGATACTGTCACGGTGACGGTCGGCGAGATAGATCGAGGGTTCTACGTCGCCGACGACGGTCCCGGTATCCCGGAGGACGAGCGCGACGACGTGTTCGAGGCCGGCTACTCGACCGAGGCCGGCGGCACCGGTTTCGGACTGAGTATCGTCGAGCAGGTCGTCGACGCGCACGACTGGACGATCACCGTCACCGAGAGCGACGACGGCGGGGCACGGTTCGAGATCCGGACCGACTAGCTTGGCAGCACCGAGCCGGGAACGGCGCCCTCACCAATCTTCTCACAATCACCGCGTCTCGACAAAGTGCGTGAGGACCGCCGATTCTGCCTTCCGAACGAGTTCGCCGGCGGTGCTCGTCGAGCAGTCGATCGTCGCCGCGATATCCGAAATCGTCCCCTCGCGTGGGACCCGGTAGTAGCCGACCGAGACGGCAGCATCGAGCGCCTCGCGCTGGCGGTCGGTGAGCCGCGACGGCGACGGCGTCCGCTCGAACGGCCGAACCCGCTCGATGGTGGGCGTCCCGACGGCCGAAAGCTCCTCGTGGAACGCGCTGAGTGCCGCCGTTTCGCCGACGGCCTCGAATCGCACCGCGCCGGTGTCGAGGAAGACCACCGGCGGGAGAAAGATTACGTTTGCTCCGGCGACGAGGTCGAGCACCGCCTGCGGGAACTCGTAGTCGGCCTGCCGCAAGAAGGCGTACGTCCCATCCGTATCCTCGACGAAGCTCCGGGCGAGCAGCGAGTCGATGCCCTCGATGACTCGTTCGGTCGCGTCCCGGTCGCCGTCGCACCACAGCAGCGTCGTCGCATCCGCCGTCGGACTCCACGTCAGTAGCTCGGCCCGCGTAATCGGCGTCGCCTCGACGATCTGCCGATGGAGCGGGTGGACGAGCTCCGCCGGATAGTCGACCGAGAAGCGGATCCGTTTCATGCTCGTTGTCCGCCGTTTGTCAGAGCGATACATCAATTACCGTGGCTCGAGGCCGCCATCGCGTCGGTGTCGTTCGAGACTGCGAGATCGGCGGGGAACGTAGCCATGGCCCGAAGCCGGTATCTCACCGGTGCTCGTCCAGTAGCTTCGGGACGGCCCGGAGCAGCGCTCGGAGGTGGTCCGCGCCATCGAGCGCGCGCACCTGCGCGGTCGGAATCTGTGTTGCGAAGCGCCGAGCGTCCTCGATCGGCACGTTCGTGTCGGCGTCGCCGTGCCAGAGGTCGACAGCGGCGTCGACGGCGTCGAAGTCAACGCCCCAGTCGTCGGCGGTATGTCGGAATTCGGTGATGGCGCCGCTGCGATGCCGGGCGAACGCCTCGACGAAGTCTGCCCTGACGAGTTCCTCCGCGTCCTCGGAAATCGGCTCGTCGATGCCGTCAGTGGTGTACTGGTCGACGACGACCGACGGACCGAGACGCTGGGCGAGCCACGCCTGCCCCCGGAATAGTCCACCGAGAACCGACGGCGTCGTCGAGGCGAGACCGGCGAGAAGCCGCTGCACCCGCGGCGTCGCCTCGCTGGCCGACGGCGGCGTCGCACCGGAGACGATATCGAGCCGATCGATCCGATCCGTGCGTGCCGCCGCCGCGAGGGCGTACGGAGCACCGCCAGAGAAGGCGACGAGGCCGGCAGTCGGAATATCGAGCCCGTCGAGGAGATCGTCGACAAGTAGTCCTGTGTCGACGACCGACCGGTCCGGCCACGGATCGGACCGCCCGTAGCCCGGCCGATCGGGCGCGATCAGCCGAACGCCGCAATCGCGTGCGGCGGCATCGAACAGCGCGCCGATCCGGCGGGATCCCGGCGTTCCGTGGAGAAAGACGACCGGAGCACCGTCTGGACGCCCGTACTCTGTGTACGCGAGCTGCCGGTCGCCCTCGACGACGATCGACGCGGGGCGATCGCCATCCGAAGTCGATGAAGCCGTAGATCGGCCCGGTGAGCGTAGTGGCATTGGCATGGCGTACGCGCCAAGTCTCCGAGAGTGTATTCCCGGATCTATACGGGAGTATATAAGGAACGAGCTTGAGTCTCCGGGAAGCCGGCTGAAATCGAGAGGGGTGAAAATAACTAAGAATTCGTATGAATACCCTAAAATGACGTGTATTAAATATAGAGGTAGTAAGTAACCTGAGCACGTAGAGCTGTTAGTCGGAGCACACAGCGAGAAAACACCCCGACTACGACGATTGGTGTGGACTCAAACTGAGGGCGTCGTATACTGGCCATTCAGGCTCCTAAACGGCGGAGATAAGTTTCAAATCAGTATAGATGTTCCTGTCGTCCAACTGGATTCGTCTCTGCGGAGAAGCCGCGGAGCCTTCGATTCAGCACAAGAGTTGCGCTCAGCCGCGGTCAGCGACGTGGAACGGCTACGAGTCCGTGGTCGGTCGTTTAGTCTCAGTACGCGGAGCCGTTGGCGGTGGCTTAGATGTAAATACCATATAAATATACTATACTAAAAAATTATAATTAGATCGACGCCGGAAACGACGCCGCCACGTCGGTAGCACGGCGATCGCCGTGCCGGGGTGCAGTGGCAGGTCGACCGCAACAGCGGCGCCGTCGGCAGGTAAAACGCTGTTTAACCCCTTTCGCACAACTGGAGAGCGGTGAGTATACAGCTTGTAACTATTGGGTGCGAAATAGTTGTGACTTCACATGCCACACTGTGAGAACTGTGGTGGGTTCGTCACCCGGAACTTCGTTCGGGTGTTCGGCGACAACCACGACAACGTCCAAGGCTGCATGGAATGTTGCGACCGAACTGCGGTCAGAGAAGGCGGCGTCGTCGCAAACCCGACGACCTGAGCTGCTGTCGGGCGGGTACACGACCGTATCGGTTGTTTGTAGCGACGCTATAACAATCACCGTCTTAGCTCTGTCCCCGAGTGATGCGTAACACCTGTACAGCATCGACCTGTTCGAAGCCCGTCGAGTCGCTGGACCGATCGAGTTCGGCCCCACGAGAACGTAATGTTCGGTGACTCGACGGCCGACCTCGAAGCCGTCGGAGTCGCGGCAGCGGTGCCGCTCGGGCTGTTGCTCTCGGGGATCGCTGCCGAGTCGGTGCTTCGGCCTGTTCTCGCCGCACCGCTGTTGACCGTTATCCCGGGGTACGCGGTGCTAGCGGCGGTATCTCCGGCAAGCGGGCCGCTGTCTCGAGCGGGGTCCAACGGTGCCGATTCCAGCGGCCGGTCTCGACAGTTCGACGGTGGGACAGCCGACTCGCGGCTCACCGGTATTGCGTGGTGGATCGGAACGCTCGTCGTCGGCGTGCTCGCCGTAGCGGTACTGGCGCGAGCGCTGCTCGCCGCGCCCGTCAAGTACGACGCCGAATCGCTGCTGGTCGGTGTCACGGTCGTCGTCGCTGTGGGGTTGCTCGTAGCCGCGCTTCGGCGCCGCCACCGATCGCCAGGACACCGATACGACCCGCGGCCGCGTTCGTGGATCTCCGGCATCGGCAGCGTCTTCGGCGCCGACGACGCGGGGGACGCCGTGCTGAGTATCGTCCTCGCGGGCAGTCTCGTGCTGTTGCTCGCCAGCGCCGGGTTCGCGGCCACGGTCGACCAGCAAAGCGAGGAGTACACCGAGCTGTACCTGCTAAATCAGAACGAGTCGGAGACCGTCGCCGGGAACTATCCGAGCGAGGTCGGCTACGGCGACCGGGTCGAGCTGACCGTCGGGGTCGGCAACCACGAAGGCAACACAGAAACGTACACCGTCGTCGTCGAACTCCAGCGGGTACAGAACGGCACCGTCGCGGAGCGTCAGACCGTCACCCGAATGGGAGTGACGGTGGGTCCCGGAGAAACGTGGCAGGGGCCCCACTCGTTCGAACTTCCGTTCGAGGGCGATGGCGCTCGCGTGCGCTACTACCTGTACCGCGGTGATTCACCGACGGATCCGGACGCCGAAAGCGCCTACCGCACCCTCGAACACTGGCTGACGGGATCCGGATCGTGAGCCCCAATCGACGCCGCCGAGTCGTCGCTATCGGGGGTGACCGATGCTGCCGTCGGGTTCGCTGTCGCCGAAGTGGCAGTTCTGGATCGTAGTGTTCACCGCCTCCCAAGAATCGGCCGACTGCGCGAAGTTGATCGCTTCGCCGAACTCACCGGTCGGCTCCGGTTCCGGATCGTAGAACCACGAGTTTTCGACTTCGAGTCGGCCGGGCGAGGTGCTCCCACGAATGCCGATCGCGGTCGACTCGCGGCCACCCTCCTCGAACTCCGGATGGTCGACTTTGTGCGTCGCTTCGACGGTCACGTTCCGGACGTACATCTCGGCGTCCGAGTTGGGGCCGTGATGATCGATCACGAGCCCCAAAGAATCGGGACCGAACCAGCAGCCGTCGATGGTAAAGCTCCCGTCGCCGGATGCCGTGGCCACCGAGTGGCGGTTGTAGTTGAACGTGCAGTGTTCGATCGTGGGATGGCCGCTGCCGATCACGACGCCGTAGCCGAGTCCGTCGCGGGCGTTGCGCCGGATGTCGCAGTGGTGGACGTGAGTGTCGTGGTTCTGGACCTCGACGCTGGCGTGTGAGAACCCACGGAGGCGACAGTTGTCGATCTCGACGTTCGTCCCGGCGACGCGCACACCGGTCGACACGGGATAGCCCTGTCTGACCTCGAACTCCTCGACCGGACCCTGTACGGTGAGACCGGTAACGCGGACGCCGTCGCCCGCTTCGAGTACGGGGAACGAGTCCGCCGACGTGTGCAGGCGTGCCCCGTCCGAGCCCTCGATGCCGCGGTCGGACGCCAGCGTGACGCCCGCCGGAACGGCGTGTGTCTCCGTGATTTCGATGTCTGCAGTGACGTAGACGGTGTCGCCGCTCCCCGCGCTCCCGAACGCGCCCTGTAGTTCTGATTCGGTCGCTACAGTGTAGTCAGCCGCCGATGCCGCGACGGTGTTGGGGTATCGGTCGCCGCCGCCGCCGAGATAGTCACCGTGTTCGACGGGATCCTGTTGGCTGTCGTCGGTGCCGTCGTCGGTGCTATCGTCAGTACCGTCCTGTCCGGCGCCGTCGTCAGTGCTGTCGTCCTGTTGTGTCCCGTCGTCGGTACTGCCGTCCTGTTCGGTCTGGTCACCGCCGTCCTGCTGGGAGCCGTCGTCCGGTTGTGGCGGCTCTTCGCCGACGAGCTCGTACGGCGTCATCGAGGTCCCATCGAGGGTCACCGTATGCGTTCCTTCGAGCGGGCAAAACTCCACGATGTCGCCCTCGAAGTGGAACGTATCGGCGTAGTCGTCGCTGGTGCAGCCAAACGCCGTCCAGTTACCGTCGTCGCCCTGCAGGATCAGCGTGTGGTCGGTCTCGCGTTCGGTCCCGTCGGCGGTGCTGGTCTTCGAGATTTCACCTGTGGTCGTGAACCGATAGGTGAGCCGCGAATCGGCGTCGATCGAGAGCGATCGTAGTCGGTCAGGTACGAGAGCGTCGAGGTCGTCGCCGAAGCGAACGTCGGCCGGTCCCGAAACGTAGAACTGCTCGATCGTTCCCGAGAACATGTACGCGTTTCTCGACCCGTCGACGGTGCCTGCGACGGTGGCGCCGTCGATGCTGTCGTCGGTGTTTTCGATCCCGTCGACGTCGGCGACTGCCTTCGTGACTGAGAACTCGTATTCGGTCTCCATCTCCGTCCCGCTGCCGTCGACGACGATCGCCCGCGACAGGTCGGTTTCGGTCGCGCTGCCGTGGAGCGTCGCCAGCGCGGTGCCGGCGGTCGCAACGCCCGCCAACTTGAGATACGATCGTCGACCGTACCCACCGCTGTTTGCGTCGTCCTCGTCGGTAATGGACGCGTTAGATACAGATTTATCATCAGTAGCTGTAGTAAGGCCGCGCTTACTACCGCCGTCGTCGTCAGGTTGCTGTCCCATACCACCGTAAGACTACCCTACTGTTAAGTTTTTTATTGCAGAATTAGTTATTTAAGAAAATAATAGTTGCTATTTTTTGGAATATAGCAAGATATCACTGCTGGTTAATTGCGCTTCACTGTCGTCGACCGGTCGAACACCGAATCAGGCAAGTTGAAGCGAACCGGCCGTACGGACCCCCAATCTGCGAGAGAATCAGCTAAACGTCGGCACGTTAATCGAAAAATAGACGCTCGGATACAGGCGACAGCAGGGCAGCTTTCGGCGTCGACGAGGCGGCGGGGAAACGATATCAAGAAAGTGCGTCGACCGAGAGCGCAGACTGGACGCGGCGGCTGTGCCTACGACTCGACGCGCCACGCGAGTCGGTCTTCGCCGTTCGTATAGACGATGGAATCACGGGCGTACGGTCCAGGAAGGTCGCCATAGACGCGATAGCGCGTCCCCTCGTACCGGACGTAGTAGGAGGCGTGGTTGGTGTCGGCGTACCCGCGATAGACGACGAGCGTCTCGCCGTCGAACGTCGTGCCGGGCGTTTCGTAC from Natronoarchaeum philippinense carries:
- a CDS encoding helix-turn-helix domain-containing protein — its product is MKRIRFSVDYPAELVHPLHRQIVEATPITRAELLTWSPTADATTLLWCDGDRDATERVIEGIDSLLARSFVEDTDGTYAFLRQADYEFPQAVLDLVAGANVIFLPPVVFLDTGAVRFEAVGETAALSAFHEELSAVGTPTIERVRPFERTPSPSRLTDRQREALDAAVSVGYYRVPREGTISDIAATIDCSTSTAGELVRKAESAVLTHFVETR
- a CDS encoding alpha/beta fold hydrolase, yielding MPLRSPGRSTASSTSDGDRPASIVVEGDRQLAYTEYGRPDGAPVVFLHGTPGSRRIGALFDAAARDCGVRLIAPDRPGYGRSDPWPDRSVVDTGLLVDDLLDGLDIPTAGLVAFSGGAPYALAAAARTDRIDRLDIVSGATPPSASEATPRVQRLLAGLASTTPSVLGGLFRGQAWLAQRLGPSVVVDQYTTDGIDEPISEDAEELVRADFVEAFARHRSGAITEFRHTADDWGVDFDAVDAAVDLWHGDADTNVPIEDARRFATQIPTAQVRALDGADHLRALLRAVPKLLDEHR
- a CDS encoding DUF7563 family protein, producing MPHCENCGGFVTRNFVRVFGDNHDNVQGCMECCDRTAVREGGVVANPTT
- a CDS encoding DUF1616 domain-containing protein gives rise to the protein MFGDSTADLEAVGVAAAVPLGLLLSGIAAESVLRPVLAAPLLTVIPGYAVLAAVSPASGPLSRAGSNGADSSGRSRQFDGGTADSRLTGIAWWIGTLVVGVLAVAVLARALLAAPVKYDAESLLVGVTVVVAVGLLVAALRRRHRSPGHRYDPRPRSWISGIGSVFGADDAGDAVLSIVLAGSLVLLLASAGFAATVDQQSEEYTELYLLNQNESETVAGNYPSEVGYGDRVELTVGVGNHEGNTETYTVVVELQRVQNGTVAERQTVTRMGVTVGPGETWQGPHSFELPFEGDGARVRYYLYRGDSPTDPDAESAYRTLEHWLTGSGS
- a CDS encoding right-handed parallel beta-helix repeat-containing protein, which gives rise to MGQQPDDDGGSKRGLTTATDDKSVSNASITDEDDANSGGYGRRSYLKLAGVATAGTALATLHGSATETDLSRAIVVDGSGTEMETEYEFSVTKAVADVDGIENTDDSIDGATVAGTVDGSRNAYMFSGTIEQFYVSGPADVRFGDDLDALVPDRLRSLSIDADSRLTYRFTTTGEISKTSTADGTERETDHTLILQGDDGNWTAFGCTSDDYADTFHFEGDIVEFCPLEGTHTVTLDGTSMTPYELVGEEPPQPDDGSQQDGGDQTEQDGSTDDGTQQDDSTDDGAGQDGTDDSTDDGTDDSQQDPVEHGDYLGGGGDRYPNTVAASAADYTVATESELQGAFGSAGSGDTVYVTADIEITETHAVPAGVTLASDRGIEGSDGARLHTSADSFPVLEAGDGVRVTGLTVQGPVEEFEVRQGYPVSTGVRVAGTNVEIDNCRLRGFSHASVEVQNHDTHVHHCDIRRNARDGLGYGVVIGSGHPTIEHCTFNYNRHSVATASGDGSFTIDGCWFGPDSLGLVIDHHGPNSDAEMYVRNVTVEATHKVDHPEFEEGGRESTAIGIRGSTSPGRLEVENSWFYDPEPEPTGEFGEAINFAQSADSWEAVNTTIQNCHFGDSEPDGSIGHPR